In Hymenobacter sublimis, a single genomic region encodes these proteins:
- a CDS encoding ABC transporter ATP-binding protein codes for MQPASLPLLETRGLHFHFGKRPILHDVNLRVEPGSIYGFLGPNGAGKSTTMRLLLGLLRPAAGSVHLFGHDLARHRVALLNRVGALIENPSLYDHLTGRENVEATRRLRGVAAHRTAEVLALVGLTDNAHRPAREYSLGMRQRLGLAIALLSDPDLLLLDEPTNGLDPNGIIEMRELLRHLRQEHGKTIVVSSHLINEIEKVATHVGVIQEGRLVFQGSLPDLQRLQAGRARLVLETENADTCRNLLPRLLAGATVATPGTLWLPWLSREHTAELAAALTAAGQPLYGLRLEQPSLEDTFLHLTEAKADLVQ; via the coding sequence ATGCAACCTGCCTCCCTTCCCCTACTCGAAACCCGCGGCCTGCACTTTCACTTCGGCAAGCGGCCCATTCTGCACGATGTCAACCTGCGCGTAGAGCCCGGCAGCATCTACGGTTTCCTGGGGCCGAACGGGGCCGGAAAAAGTACTACCATGCGCCTGCTGCTGGGACTGCTGCGGCCGGCCGCTGGCTCCGTGCACTTGTTCGGGCACGACCTGGCCCGGCACCGGGTAGCCCTGCTGAACCGGGTGGGCGCCCTCATCGAAAATCCGTCCCTGTACGACCACCTCACGGGCCGCGAGAACGTGGAGGCTACCCGCCGCCTGCGCGGGGTAGCGGCCCACCGCACCGCCGAAGTGCTGGCGCTGGTTGGCCTCACTGATAACGCCCACCGGCCCGCCCGGGAGTACTCTCTGGGCATGCGGCAGCGCCTGGGCCTGGCCATTGCCCTGCTCTCCGACCCCGACTTGCTGCTGCTGGATGAGCCCACGAATGGCCTTGACCCCAACGGCATTATTGAAATGCGCGAGCTGCTGCGCCACTTGCGCCAGGAGCACGGCAAAACCATCGTGGTCAGCAGCCACCTCATCAACGAAATCGAGAAAGTAGCTACCCACGTGGGTGTCATTCAGGAAGGGCGGCTGGTGTTTCAGGGCAGCCTGCCGGACTTGCAGCGTCTGCAAGCCGGCCGGGCCCGGCTGGTGCTGGAAACGGAAAATGCCGACACCTGCCGCAACCTGCTGCCCCGCCTGCTGGCCGGCGCCACGGTAGCCACACCCGGCACGCTCTGGCTGCCCTGGCTTTCGCGGGAGCACACCGCTGAGCTGGCCGCGGCCCTTACGGCGGCGGGCCAGCCGCTCTACGGCCTGCGCCTGGAGCAGCCTAGCCTGGAGGACACCTTCCTGCACCTCACCGAGGCCAAAGCCGACCTCGTGCAGTAA
- a CDS encoding sensor histidine kinase codes for MEVSSAPVAAPLSEKSVLPRVGWRARLRPVLRSANWSAASEDTPIPRWIHVLLWLWLAGIDALKLSGTVAMLPRFPATAAEWQPLLPLVGRLLLEDMCGALLFYLTWRWLIPRTLGRARVVHYVLLAALLVLPYAALVGWVTMQTSRKGVQISAYRVTSPAQGQKKPVTTIVKSKKSGPQMPETWMRIISAGIIGVFIVGSSSALRITGDYIRGQRNRREMERQQLLTELAMLKTQINPHFLFNTLNNIYSLTSRKSDKAPEAVLRLAEIMRYLLYESSTDTVPLSRELAHLRSFLDLQRLRLPASAQDAIQLEVTGTSPDCAHPIAPLLLMPLVENAFKHGDLTARPVAVHISLVLASDGLVRFSVLNHVAPADAERELPKQPGGVGLVNLRRRLELLYPGRYVLDVQTPPGQHLVTLVLLQ; via the coding sequence ATGGAAGTATCGTCCGCGCCCGTTGCTGCTCCGTTGTCCGAAAAATCAGTGCTTCCCCGGGTTGGCTGGCGGGCGCGCCTGCGGCCAGTGTTACGGTCGGCCAACTGGTCGGCCGCTTCCGAAGACACGCCTATTCCGCGCTGGATTCACGTGCTCCTGTGGCTGTGGCTGGCCGGCATCGATGCCCTAAAGCTCAGCGGCACCGTGGCCATGCTGCCCCGCTTTCCAGCCACGGCGGCCGAGTGGCAGCCGCTACTACCCCTGGTTGGGCGTCTGCTGCTGGAAGATATGTGCGGGGCACTATTGTTCTACCTGACCTGGCGCTGGCTGATTCCGCGCACCCTAGGCCGGGCCCGGGTTGTCCACTACGTGCTGCTAGCTGCCCTGCTGGTGCTGCCCTACGCGGCGCTGGTGGGCTGGGTCACCATGCAAACCTCGCGCAAAGGCGTGCAGATTTCCGCCTACCGAGTTACCAGCCCCGCCCAGGGCCAAAAAAAGCCCGTCACGACCATTGTGAAAAGCAAGAAGTCGGGCCCTCAGATGCCGGAAACCTGGATGCGCATCATCAGCGCGGGCATTATTGGGGTGTTTATCGTGGGTAGCAGCTCGGCCCTGCGCATCACTGGCGACTACATTCGGGGGCAGCGCAACCGCCGCGAAATGGAGCGTCAGCAGCTGCTCACGGAGCTGGCCATGCTCAAAACCCAAATCAATCCGCACTTCCTGTTCAACACCCTCAACAACATCTACTCGCTCACCAGCCGTAAGTCTGACAAAGCCCCCGAGGCCGTACTGCGCCTGGCCGAAATTATGCGCTACCTGCTCTATGAAAGCAGCACTGATACCGTGCCCCTGAGCCGGGAGCTGGCCCACCTGCGCAGCTTTCTGGACCTGCAGCGCCTGCGCCTGCCGGCCTCCGCTCAGGATGCTATTCAGCTGGAAGTAACTGGCACCTCCCCCGATTGCGCCCACCCGATTGCGCCGCTGCTGCTCATGCCCCTGGTGGAAAACGCCTTTAAGCACGGCGACCTGACTGCCCGGCCCGTGGCCGTACATATCTCCTTGGTGCTGGCTTCGGATGGGCTGGTGCGGTTTTCAGTGCTCAACCACGTAGCGCCCGCCGATGCGGAGCGGGAGCTACCCAAGCAGCCCGGCGGCGTGGGCCTCGTGAACCTGCGACGGCGCCTGGAATTGCTCTACCCCGGCCGCTACGTTCTGGATGTGCAAACCCCGCCCGGCCAGCACCTCGTTACGCTGGTGCTGCTGCAGTAA
- a CDS encoding outer membrane beta-barrel family protein encodes MKNATLPLLLTSLLTAPVFAQTGPPAGAPAAGQRPAGAPAGAAAKPILPSAPKGTGRLEGTVLDATTKKPVEFATVTLLPLSGNTPVDGGVCDERGRFALRGLAAGEFRLQISFVGYATQTRNVTVNSGLTTVGTVQLASSAQNLGEVKVTGERDVIETKPDRIVYNAEKDLTNSGGTAADVLRKVPLVNVDPDGNVELRGTSNVRVLINNKPSGIVASSVADAMKQIPADQIKSVEVITTPSAKYDAEGTGGIINIILKKNSLEGVNGSVGLAAGTRSSNGNGTLNYRKGKVGLSSSVSGFGFYSPNRNDLVRYLKTPGGERESLRQEGDGNTLGGGGFGRFGLDYDPAQYHNLTLGLQGSMFRNSGNYDQYNNVLLPAATSFTRDTDRRFRTQSYDLSGAYTRTFEQKRREWSVLAQHTRNRNVQAYYLDQFAGRSEENQAKTYREESDNLARNLETTLQTDYAHPFSETALLETGAKAILRRVSSDYDVFTSPFGSSNIDPVYDASRSNLFDYNQDVLSGYGTYGFSASKKVSFKLGARVENTRISGSFQQQEQDNSSVSQNYTNLLPNLSMSFQPNNPKKPGQTLRLAYSRRIQRPQIFFLNPFVNASDSLNISYGEPELRPELTDSYELNYTTFIKGSVLNMSAYARRTGNAIESVRFIDRNGVNNQTFRNIGRNATFGVSLFTSVKPVPKWDVSGNVNVYYVSLESPALTFEEGSITTSAYSNSGVMYNLNLNSSYKFEKGLSVQFFGGLNSPRIQLQGSQRAWTFYSLGLRKTMLKEKADLTLNADNFLQATRNLSSTLDTDQFRQVSNNYIYLRGVRLAFNYRFGKTTTQPQKRRRSIQNDDTKQGEGNGQGQQ; translated from the coding sequence ATGAAAAACGCTACCCTTCCCCTGCTGCTTACCAGCCTGCTTACGGCTCCCGTCTTCGCCCAAACAGGCCCACCCGCCGGGGCTCCGGCCGCGGGTCAGCGGCCGGCTGGAGCCCCGGCGGGTGCTGCCGCCAAGCCTATCTTGCCCTCGGCTCCCAAAGGAACGGGCCGCCTGGAAGGCACGGTGCTAGATGCTACCACCAAAAAGCCAGTGGAGTTTGCTACCGTTACGCTGCTGCCCTTGAGCGGCAACACGCCCGTTGATGGCGGCGTGTGCGACGAGCGGGGCCGCTTTGCTCTGCGGGGGCTGGCGGCCGGGGAGTTCCGACTGCAAATCAGCTTTGTGGGCTACGCTACCCAAACGCGCAACGTAACGGTTAACTCGGGCCTGACGACGGTAGGAACCGTGCAGCTGGCTTCCTCAGCCCAAAACCTGGGCGAAGTGAAGGTAACCGGGGAGCGGGACGTCATTGAGACCAAGCCCGACCGGATTGTGTATAACGCCGAAAAGGACCTGACCAACTCGGGCGGTACGGCCGCCGACGTACTGCGCAAAGTGCCCCTGGTGAACGTGGACCCCGATGGCAACGTGGAGCTGCGCGGCACCAGCAACGTGCGCGTGCTCATCAACAACAAGCCCTCGGGCATTGTGGCCTCCTCGGTGGCCGATGCCATGAAGCAGATTCCGGCCGACCAGATCAAGAGCGTAGAAGTTATTACGACGCCTTCAGCCAAGTACGACGCCGAAGGCACGGGCGGCATCATCAACATTATCCTCAAGAAAAACAGCCTGGAAGGCGTAAACGGCTCCGTGGGGCTGGCCGCGGGTACACGCAGCTCCAACGGCAACGGCACGCTCAACTACCGCAAAGGCAAGGTAGGCCTGAGCAGCTCCGTCAGCGGCTTTGGCTTTTACAGTCCCAACCGCAACGATTTGGTACGCTACCTGAAAACCCCGGGTGGCGAAAGAGAATCATTGCGGCAGGAAGGCGACGGCAACACGCTGGGCGGCGGTGGCTTCGGCCGTTTCGGGCTCGATTATGACCCGGCCCAGTACCATAACCTCACGCTGGGCTTGCAGGGTAGCATGTTCCGCAACAGCGGCAACTACGACCAGTACAACAACGTGCTGCTGCCCGCTGCCACCTCATTCACCCGCGACACCGACCGGCGCTTCCGCACCCAGAGCTACGACTTAAGTGGGGCCTACACCCGCACTTTTGAGCAGAAGCGCCGCGAGTGGAGCGTGCTGGCCCAGCACACCCGCAACCGCAACGTGCAGGCCTACTACCTCGACCAGTTCGCGGGTCGCTCGGAGGAAAACCAGGCCAAGACGTACCGGGAGGAAAGCGACAACCTGGCCCGCAACCTCGAAACTACCCTGCAAACCGACTACGCCCACCCGTTCTCGGAAACCGCCCTGCTCGAAACCGGCGCCAAGGCCATCCTGCGCCGCGTGAGCAGCGACTACGACGTCTTCACCAGCCCCTTTGGATCCTCCAACATCGACCCGGTGTACGATGCCAGCCGCTCCAACCTGTTCGATTACAACCAGGATGTGCTGTCGGGTTATGGAACGTACGGCTTTTCGGCGTCGAAGAAAGTTAGCTTTAAGCTGGGCGCGCGGGTAGAGAATACGCGCATTTCGGGCAGTTTTCAGCAGCAGGAGCAAGACAACTCCAGCGTGTCGCAGAACTACACCAACCTGCTGCCCAACCTGAGCATGAGCTTCCAGCCGAACAACCCCAAGAAGCCCGGTCAGACCCTACGCCTGGCCTACTCCCGCCGAATCCAGCGCCCCCAGATCTTCTTCCTGAACCCCTTCGTCAATGCCTCCGACAGCTTGAATATCAGCTACGGCGAGCCAGAGTTACGCCCTGAACTGACGGACAGCTACGAGCTGAACTACACCACCTTTATTAAGGGCTCGGTGCTGAACATGTCGGCCTACGCCCGCCGCACCGGCAACGCTATTGAATCGGTGCGCTTCATTGACCGCAATGGCGTGAATAACCAAACCTTCCGCAACATCGGCCGCAACGCTACCTTTGGGGTGAGCCTGTTTACCTCGGTGAAGCCCGTGCCGAAGTGGGATGTGAGCGGCAACGTGAACGTGTACTACGTGTCGCTGGAAAGCCCAGCCCTGACGTTTGAGGAAGGTAGCATTACCACTTCGGCCTACTCCAACAGCGGGGTGATGTACAACCTGAACCTGAACTCCAGCTACAAGTTCGAGAAGGGCCTGAGCGTGCAGTTCTTCGGCGGCCTGAACTCGCCGCGCATCCAGCTGCAGGGCAGCCAGCGCGCCTGGACGTTCTACTCCCTGGGCTTGCGCAAAACCATGCTCAAGGAAAAGGCCGACCTGACCTTAAACGCCGATAACTTCCTGCAAGCCACCCGCAACCTCAGCTCCACCCTCGACACCGACCAATTTCGGCAGGTAAGCAACAACTACATCTACCTGCGCGGGGTGCGCCTAGCCTTCAACTACCGCTTCGGCAAAACCACCACCCAGCCCCAGAAGCGCCGCCGCAGCATCCAAAACGACGACACCAAGCAAGGCGAAGGCAACGGCCAAGGTCAGCAGTAG
- a CDS encoding ABC transporter permease has translation MDATLPDFAALPAAPAPFTQLGRTLATDVLKLRRTAALRLTLFSGALPVLLTFCIFFFKGHLIMKAGGDPWPRFISMAWQTAGTLLLPLFVVLLTSLVVTIETKATAWKHLYAQPVGRGAVFGSKLLLVLALNAAALLLFVGLLLGAGTLLGLLKPGQGFQTHVIPFETVGWMLLRTYLATLGLLAVQYVVSLFWRSFVVPVGVGMGAVVATFALLQWEHVSKIPYAAPFLTAMSLRVSKAGMLEAAHEVAQHEWYALAWFGGVLVAGYVLLYRRNVTS, from the coding sequence ATGGACGCTACCCTACCCGATTTCGCCGCGCTGCCAGCAGCCCCAGCTCCCTTTACGCAGCTGGGGCGCACCCTGGCCACCGATGTGCTCAAGCTGCGGCGCACGGCAGCCCTGCGCCTGACTTTGTTCAGCGGAGCCCTGCCAGTGCTGCTTACCTTCTGCATCTTCTTTTTTAAGGGCCACCTGATTATGAAGGCGGGCGGCGACCCATGGCCCCGCTTTATCAGCATGGCCTGGCAAACGGCGGGCACCCTGCTGCTGCCCCTGTTCGTGGTGCTGCTAACTAGCTTGGTAGTAACTATTGAAACCAAGGCTACCGCCTGGAAGCACCTGTACGCCCAGCCCGTAGGGCGCGGGGCCGTGTTTGGCTCCAAGCTGCTGCTGGTGCTGGCCCTGAATGCCGCCGCGCTGCTGCTCTTTGTGGGTTTGCTGCTAGGCGCCGGCACGCTACTGGGGTTGCTAAAACCCGGGCAAGGCTTCCAGACGCATGTTATTCCCTTCGAGACGGTGGGCTGGATGCTGCTGCGCACCTACCTGGCCACGCTGGGGCTACTGGCGGTGCAGTACGTCGTGAGCCTGTTCTGGCGCTCTTTCGTGGTGCCGGTGGGGGTAGGCATGGGGGCGGTAGTGGCCACGTTTGCCCTGCTGCAATGGGAGCATGTCAGCAAGATTCCGTACGCAGCGCCTTTCCTGACGGCCATGTCTTTACGCGTTTCCAAGGCAGGGATGCTGGAAGCAGCCCACGAAGTAGCCCAGCACGAATGGTACGCCCTGGCTTGGTTTGGCGGGGTGCTGGTGGCCGGCTACGTGCTGCTCTACCGCCGCAACGTGACCAGCTAA
- a CDS encoding DUF4097 family beta strand repeat-containing protein produces MKRSFFFSLLLLTGTASALRAQEYKTRFPTRDNRRIVLEMHGSNVVVEGYDGDEVIIRGNGYQEPPKQAEGLRPIYNSAEDNTRLGLSVATQGNVLRVVQASRKAVTYTLRVPRRTALVFTETNWNGSDLRVSGLAGSLELKMKNGDATLTNVTGPVVGNSTSGDITVQFASLPAEPTALSLVSGKLDVTMPAASKANLTVRSMSGEVYTDFDLNPRPTPDGLTRVSGQTVSVPLNGGGSKLALHNISGDIYVRKAK; encoded by the coding sequence ATGAAACGCTCCTTCTTTTTTAGCCTGCTCCTGCTGACCGGGACGGCCTCTGCCCTACGGGCCCAAGAATATAAAACCCGCTTTCCTACCCGCGACAACCGCCGCATTGTGCTGGAAATGCACGGTAGCAACGTGGTAGTGGAAGGCTACGACGGGGATGAAGTGATTATCCGCGGCAACGGCTACCAGGAGCCGCCCAAGCAAGCCGAAGGGCTGCGGCCCATCTACAATTCAGCCGAAGACAACACCCGCTTGGGCCTGTCGGTGGCAACGCAAGGCAATGTGCTGCGCGTGGTGCAGGCCTCACGCAAGGCCGTCACTTACACCCTGCGGGTCCCCCGGCGCACGGCCCTAGTATTCACCGAAACCAACTGGAATGGTAGCGACCTGCGCGTGAGCGGCCTGGCGGGTAGCCTGGAGCTCAAGATGAAAAACGGGGATGCTACCCTGACCAACGTGACGGGGCCCGTGGTGGGCAACAGCACCAGCGGCGACATCACCGTGCAGTTCGCCTCCCTGCCAGCCGAGCCCACCGCTTTGTCCTTGGTGAGTGGCAAGCTCGACGTGACCATGCCCGCTGCTTCCAAGGCCAACCTCACGGTGCGGTCTATGTCGGGCGAGGTGTACACCGACTTCGACCTGAACCCGCGCCCCACGCCCGATGGCCTCACCCGCGTGAGCGGCCAAACCGTGTCGGTACCCCTGAACGGCGGCGGCTCGAAACTGGCCCTGCACAACATCAGCGGCGACATCTACGTGCGCAAGGCCAAGTAA
- the wrbA gene encoding NAD(P)H:quinone oxidoreductase, with the protein MKTLVLFYSTYGHVYKLAEAVAEGARQVASNEVAIKRVPETLPPALLDKIGATQAQKAFEHIPVATPEELEQYDAIIIGTPTRYGNVCGQIQSFLDATGGLWAQGKLIGKVGGAFVSTATQHGGQETTIRSLHTELLHHGMVIVGLPYAWQGQMGHEEVTGGTPYGASTVAGGQGERQPSANELEGARHQGQHTAQIASKLAK; encoded by the coding sequence ATGAAGACGCTCGTGCTGTTTTATTCCACGTATGGTCACGTATACAAGCTGGCGGAAGCCGTGGCGGAAGGCGCCCGGCAGGTTGCCAGCAACGAGGTAGCCATCAAGCGGGTGCCCGAAACCCTCCCCCCCGCCCTGCTCGACAAGATTGGCGCTACCCAGGCCCAGAAAGCCTTTGAGCACATTCCGGTGGCCACGCCCGAGGAGCTGGAACAGTACGACGCCATTATCATTGGGACGCCCACGCGCTACGGCAACGTGTGCGGCCAAATCCAGTCGTTTCTGGATGCTACGGGCGGCCTCTGGGCCCAGGGCAAGCTGATTGGCAAAGTTGGCGGTGCTTTTGTGAGCACGGCTACTCAGCACGGCGGCCAGGAAACCACCATCCGATCCTTGCACACGGAGCTGTTGCACCACGGCATGGTCATCGTGGGCTTGCCCTACGCCTGGCAGGGCCAGATGGGCCACGAGGAAGTAACCGGCGGCACTCCTTACGGAGCTAGCACCGTGGCCGGCGGCCAGGGCGAGCGGCAGCCCAGCGCCAACGAACTGGAAGGCGCCCGTCACCAAGGCCAGCACACTGCCCAGATTGCCAGCAAACTGGCGAAATAG
- a CDS encoding HEAT repeat domain-containing protein: MTSSADNLLPADCAHWEPLLPAHAEHALPPTDAEALNAHLRECPTCRQQLQQLRTLLHHLDELPAPAPPPALRANFLQALNQEKAALKGNEPEVAPLVVAHSEKAAAGGTVIPLWEASAAGRWLRVAAAVALLAVGTVLGLLLQPAALPEVAIRPAPAPGLAAQLTTLAGQPASANRRLQLVSEAPTTVQPGDAAVQVLITTLNADPNPNVRLAAAEALYHLRADPRVGPALVQALPNQTDPNVQITLIELLVALRDKRALAPLEQLSRQPNVLPVVRQQAQQGLGLLI, from the coding sequence ATGACTTCTTCCGCTGACAACTTGCTACCCGCTGACTGCGCCCACTGGGAGCCGCTGCTACCCGCCCACGCCGAGCACGCCCTGCCGCCCACCGACGCTGAGGCCCTGAACGCGCACCTGCGGGAGTGCCCCACCTGCCGGCAGCAGCTCCAGCAGTTACGCACCCTGCTCCACCACCTCGATGAGTTGCCGGCGCCCGCCCCGCCCCCAGCCCTGCGCGCGAATTTTCTGCAGGCTTTAAACCAGGAAAAGGCTGCTTTGAAGGGAAATGAGCCCGAAGTAGCGCCGCTCGTGGTAGCTCACTCGGAGAAGGCCGCCGCGGGTGGCACGGTCATTCCGCTGTGGGAAGCGTCGGCGGCGGGGCGCTGGCTGCGGGTAGCCGCGGCCGTAGCTCTGCTGGCAGTGGGCACGGTGCTGGGGTTGCTGCTGCAGCCGGCGGCCTTGCCGGAGGTAGCAATCCGGCCGGCCCCGGCGCCGGGGCTAGCCGCTCAGCTTACTACCCTGGCGGGCCAGCCCGCCTCGGCCAACCGCCGCCTGCAGCTGGTTAGTGAAGCCCCCACAACGGTGCAGCCCGGCGACGCTGCCGTGCAGGTACTCATCACCACTCTCAACGCCGACCCCAACCCGAATGTGCGCTTGGCGGCAGCGGAGGCCCTGTACCACCTGCGCGCCGACCCGCGCGTGGGGCCCGCTCTGGTGCAGGCCCTACCCAACCAAACCGACCCCAACGTGCAGATTACCCTAATTGAGCTACTGGTGGCCCTGCGCGACAAACGGGCCCTAGCGCCGCTGGAGCAACTCTCCCGCCAGCCCAACGTGCTGCCCGTAGTGCGCCAGCAGGCCCAGCAAGGCCTAGGTCTACTTATCTGA
- a CDS encoding RNA polymerase sigma factor, with protein MSALSASLGGSGLRSLLPGSAAAARPESHSSSLAAPVRPLTPPSQLSDSELIDGCLAGSRLMQKYLYERFAGRMMAVCLRYAQTTFEAEDVLQEGFLTVFKNLASFRRECPLEFWIRRIMVNAALRQHRRNAPLVAVSDGGEYPEDLAGEEFTLSNYNFEEMLNMIQDLAPRYRMVFNLFAIEGYGHKEIGDMLGISEGTSKSQYSRARAILKSKIERLDAHRTHGSIRS; from the coding sequence ATGAGCGCCCTGTCGGCCTCGCTGGGAGGGAGCGGGCTGCGTAGCCTGTTGCCGGGTAGCGCCGCTGCGGCGCGCCCGGAGTCCCACTCCTCGTCGTTAGCTGCTCCCGTGCGCCCCCTGACCCCGCCTTCCCAGCTCTCAGATTCGGAGCTGATTGATGGTTGCCTAGCTGGTAGCCGATTGATGCAGAAGTATTTATACGAACGATTTGCCGGCCGCATGATGGCCGTGTGCCTGCGCTACGCCCAAACTACCTTCGAGGCCGAGGACGTACTGCAGGAAGGCTTCTTGACCGTATTTAAAAATTTGGCCAGCTTCCGCCGGGAGTGTCCGCTGGAATTTTGGATTCGCCGTATCATGGTCAACGCCGCCCTGCGCCAGCACCGCCGCAACGCGCCCCTGGTGGCCGTCAGCGACGGGGGCGAGTACCCAGAGGATTTGGCCGGCGAGGAGTTTACGCTTTCCAATTACAATTTCGAGGAGATGCTGAACATGATTCAGGACCTCGCCCCGCGCTACCGCATGGTGTTCAACCTGTTCGCCATTGAAGGCTACGGGCACAAAGAAATTGGCGACATGCTCGGTATTTCCGAGGGCACCAGCAAGTCGCAGTACTCCCGGGCCCGGGCCATTTTGAAAAGTAAAATCGAGCGTCTCGACGCTCATCGCACGCATGGCAGCATCCGCTCCTAA
- a CDS encoding LytR/AlgR family response regulator transcription factor produces the protein MTCAILDDEPLALDLLADYCAQVPGLELKGQFDDALAGLAFLQDNPVDVVFLDIHMPRLTGVQLAQLLPQPGPRIVFTTAYDQYAVRSYELNAVDYLLKPIAFERFVQAVQKVRQHLAAPAPAPAAAPPAASAEAHPVAPDAMFVKNEHRLQRVAFDDILYIEGMKEYLMIYTTTGKVLTLQSFRRVEEVLPPDRFARIHKSYLVALSRIEHVERGKVQVAGRLLPIGDTYRDSFTNLIKAYNLL, from the coding sequence ATGACCTGCGCTATTCTCGACGACGAACCCCTGGCCCTGGACCTGCTAGCTGATTACTGCGCCCAGGTGCCGGGCCTGGAGCTAAAAGGACAGTTCGACGATGCCCTAGCCGGCCTGGCTTTCCTGCAGGATAACCCCGTGGATGTAGTGTTTCTGGATATTCACATGCCCCGCCTCACGGGCGTGCAGCTGGCCCAACTGTTACCCCAGCCCGGTCCGCGCATTGTGTTTACTACCGCTTACGACCAGTACGCCGTGCGCAGCTACGAGCTGAACGCTGTTGACTACCTACTGAAACCCATTGCCTTTGAGCGGTTTGTGCAGGCCGTGCAGAAGGTGCGCCAGCACTTGGCTGCTCCCGCGCCGGCCCCGGCAGCGGCCCCTCCCGCCGCCAGCGCGGAGGCTCACCCCGTGGCGCCAGATGCCATGTTCGTCAAGAACGAGCACCGCCTGCAGCGCGTGGCTTTCGATGATATTCTCTACATCGAGGGCATGAAGGAGTACCTGATGATTTATACCACCACCGGTAAGGTGCTCACGCTCCAGTCGTTCAGGAGGGTAGAAGAGGTGCTGCCGCCCGACCGATTTGCGCGCATTCACAAATCCTACCTCGTTGCCCTCAGCCGCATTGAGCACGTGGAGCGGGGCAAAGTGCAGGTAGCCGGCCGCCTACTTCCCATCGGCGACACCTACCGGGATTCTTTCACCAACCTCATCAAGGCGTACAACTTGTTGTAG
- a CDS encoding RNA polymerase sigma factor, which yields MPVSTSLSDEDLMLRVQADDLDQLTPLFERYHGPLFGFLTRLNHGDQEIGQDLTQNVFLRVLKYRASFRAGLRFRTWLYQLARHVHADHWQQRRPAPTDLHDLEHTTAHGRAAQAHLTATDCAQSVQEALALLPPAQREILDLHRFQGFDYAEIGQMLGCSEGAARVKAHRALEALRTLYFR from the coding sequence GTGCCTGTTTCTACCTCTCTCAGCGACGAAGACCTCATGCTCCGGGTGCAGGCCGACGACCTGGACCAGCTCACGCCGCTGTTTGAGCGTTACCACGGCCCGCTGTTCGGCTTCCTGACTCGCCTTAACCACGGCGACCAGGAAATTGGGCAGGACCTGACCCAGAACGTATTTCTGCGGGTGCTGAAGTACCGGGCCAGTTTCCGGGCGGGCCTGCGCTTTCGGACGTGGTTGTACCAGCTGGCCCGCCACGTTCACGCCGACCACTGGCAACAGCGCCGCCCCGCACCCACCGACCTCCACGACCTGGAGCACACCACGGCCCACGGCCGCGCCGCCCAAGCTCACCTCACGGCCACCGATTGCGCCCAGTCGGTGCAGGAGGCCCTGGCCCTGCTTCCCCCGGCCCAACGCGAAATTCTGGACTTACACCGCTTCCAGGGGTTCGACTACGCCGAGATTGGGCAGATGCTGGGCTGCTCCGAGGGAGCCGCCCGCGTGAAAGCGCACCGCGCCCTAGAGGCCCTGCGCACCTTATACTTTCGCTGA